Proteins from a genomic interval of Panthera uncia isolate 11264 chromosome C1 unlocalized genomic scaffold, Puncia_PCG_1.0 HiC_scaffold_4, whole genome shotgun sequence:
- the NPPA gene encoding natriuretic peptides A — protein MGSFSTITASFLLFLACQLLWQTGANPVYGSVSNADLMDFKNLLDHLEDKMPLEDEVVPPQVLSEQNEEAGAALSPLPEVPPWAGEVNPAQRDGGALGRGSWDSSDRSALLKSKLRALLAAPRSLRRSSCFGGRMDRIGAQSGLGCNSFRYRR, from the exons ATGGGCTCCTTCTCCACCATCACTGCgagcttcctcctcttcctggcgTGTCAGCTCCTGTGGCAAACAGGAGCTAACCCGGTATATGGCTCTGTGTCCAACGCAGACCTGATGGATTTCAAG AATTTGCTGGACCATTTGGAGGACAAGATGCCTTTAGAAGATGAAGTCGTGCCCCCACAAGTACTAAGTGAGCAGAATGAGGAAGCTGGGGCAGCTCTTAGCCCCCTCCCTGAGGTGCCTCCCTGGGCTGGGGAGGTCAACCCAGCCCAGAGAGATGGGGGTGCCCTTGGGCGGGGCTCCTGGGACTCCTCTGATAGATCTGCCCTCCTGAAAAGCAAGTTGAGGGCACTGCTTGCTGCCCCTCGGAGTCTGCGGAGGTCCAGCTGCTTTGGAGGCAGGATGGACAGGATTGGAGCTCAGAGTGGACTGGGCTGCAACAGCTTCCGG TACCGAAGATAA